A segment of the Ipomoea triloba cultivar NCNSP0323 chromosome 1, ASM357664v1 genome:
ATTATTggtcaaaattataattaatattgtacatcATAAAATTCGTCATGATAATTTGGAATTACTTATCAACAAAAAAACTAAACTTGTGAATAGAAATCATTGTGGGAATGAATAAGTTAagaaacaattattatttgtggaccaaaaaactttataacaagAAGTTTTTAGTATGAAACTATTTGGATAAGTCATTGGTTGGTAAAATGTAGAAAACATTTATCCATAGTGTGATTCAAACATCATTCAGTTCCAACTTCCAATAccattttatattcattatctataaattcattaaattaaaggataaagatcaaataggccatttttttttcgaaaatttTCTCAACACTGTGCTGCACAGAAATTTAACTGACAGCACACTGTCACAACTTTACGAAATTTTTCTGAAAATAATGAAGCATATCTCTAACGAAAATataattaggtcactgaacttaaAAAATCTACAATTGAGTCGCTAAACTAACCAATTTCATGCAATTTCTCCATTTTGCAGATTTTTAATAGGTAacctatatttaaaatatatttaatttttaaaaaataataataataatataataataataataaaagaaaaacacatgACTGTCTCCGGTCTCACCCTCTCTTCTCTCTGGATAACCACCGGCGGCGAGACAACACCGAAAGCAACAGCTCCTTCGAAGCACAACAACCCCACCGGCGATCTCCTTCACGGGCAAGCCACCCTCTGCCAACATCAAGTAGCAACATTCTTCATCCAGGCAAAGCTCTGGCGGCAAGTAGCGCAGTCACGGCTTCTCTTCATCGACGACACCTCAGCTGATCTTACAGCAACGACCTTTGGTTCTCCGACAGTGTCCTATGATTTCGGCAGAACTGGACAGTTGCAGCATGGCCGATGGCTTTTAGTAAGAAGCTGTCTTGGTCTCCATGACTGGAGACGGTGTTTTTTTggttcaataattatttaaaattcttttttttaaaaataatttagattaCCTTTTAGAAACCTAGAAGAATTGCatgaaattaattagtttagggactcaattatatattttttaggttcAATAGCCTAATTGCATTATGGTGTGTAGCTCAATCCAATTGAGGGGGCTAGGATAGGGATGCATCCCACACCCATACTGAAAATCTTAGCCAAAATATAAGGAGTAAGTTGACAAAATACATAGAGTAATACTTATGTCAAACCTACACGTTTTTGTAGTATAATTAGGACTTCACTTCAATGTAAGAAGTGAACCATGATGAAAATTTTATAGTACCATATTGTAAAGAGATAACTTTATCAAGatatatactccgtatgatATTATTGTGCGATACTGTAAAAATTCTTAAACTTTAACACGTGTGAATCTAACTTCTAAAAAGATAATCTTGTTATACAATAAGCTAAAGAGGGAATACTAACAAAAGATCAAAGAGGAATTGagttaagaaaattaaaattgagcCTCATAATCCAAAAAATCCTCTTGCAAAAATTACAACTACAATGAATAGCAAACACAATGGCTTCTCTGGGatgaaaattttgattgatTCACTATTGTCCATCTTACAACAGCACTCTCAGCATTATATTGGGCCTAATTATATCGAAACGAGATTAACTTTCAACTACAAAATTTAGGTATGAATGGAGTACTTAACTTCTGTGGGAAAGCTTGCTCCCGTGCATCCAAAAGAGTTACCGTCAAAGAGAGAACACCCTTTTTAGTATTGAGACGAAGTTGCAGCAAGCAAACCGTCTACCAACCTCACATGTGCTTGAAAGAATGTATAGCAACTCCATTCTGAGCATTAGCAATACGACCCCACCTTCCTAAGCGAGGTTCCTGTGAATGAAAGGGAACTCGTATTAATAACAACCTAAGAAGATGCAAAAATGGCAGTTTAATTCACAAAAGTTGTCGATGCAAAATTATAGTTGAGTAAAGTGGGAAAGCCAGTCTCCAACAGCCCCTCCCCTTATCAACCCGCCCCTCTTCGAAAAAAGAATAACCCTGTCAAGGAGGCAGTATGGATCTTGGATGTTATCTATATAAGTGCATGCTTAGACGCTTAGTATAACTCGAATACAATTTGAGGCAATGCCGTATACCAGAATAATTAAAATCTACAtccaaagaaagaaaagaaaaaaaaaattaaagtggaAAATGATAGCACTTCACCTTTCCAACTCCGGCAACAAGGAAGCGTCCAGATTTTGCAAAAGCTAAAGAATTTACAAATCCAGCCTACATCGAGAAATTGTTGCATAAGCAAATAACAGTTATATCAAGAGATGATAAAGATAAGAAAGAACACCTAACCATGTATAAAGCCAACAGAAGATTAGGAGAATATACAAATATTGTTCTTGTTGATAccaaaactattttttaaaattgaaacaatacccaaacaaataaaatgtatgAGGTGGGAGACTCAAAGCTGAGACCTCAACTTAGACAAGGAAACTGGAAACCTAGATGCCAACTTGACCAAATGGAACTGATTACATGCTAAAATGTGTTGATCATATgacatttacaaatttaatgaaTCTTCCTTTATTGTTACTACAACTAATCCAAAATAGGAGGTAATTATGGTGAGTTGTCAGCACATGCGAAATTGTGTTGATAATAACATCAAAGACTCAAAGTTATCAACTTATCATTGCCAACTATTAAATTACCATGATCAATATCCACCTGAAGCATACTAAGTGAATCTCAATTTACACAATTACAGAGAATATAACACAGCAATAGTAACCCGCATGCAATATAATGCACACATGCTCTTACCAATGGAATCTCAAACAAAGGACAGATTCCCTTGGATTCACCCTCAACTTTCCAAAGACGAATTAGACCATTGCCTGCTCCTGAGGCAGCAAGATCACTGCTTCTACAGACAGCCACTGAACTGACCCAGGAGAGTGCAGATGAAGAGACACTCTCAGGATTTAAGGCAACATTTCCTGCGCAATTTGACGCTTCTAAATTCAGGTTTTTGTTGGTGTAACAGTGAATTTAATTCAGAATTAGTTAAGTGTTTTTCAAAGAACCATAGCTTACCTATGTCACCATTTGACAGCATTCCTGTACTTCTCTGCTCAATAAGTGAAGTGTGTGCATTTTTCACAATGTGAAtgggtttcttcttctttgcaGTCCAATGTTCTATACTTCCATCACTAGAACCTGATAAGAATTCATCATTATTGATGAAACAACAGCATTCTAGGGAAGAAGCAGAAGCGCGAAATATAAATTGTGATTCCTCAGGAACCTGTTCACCAGAGAGTAGGGGTGGTGTAAGCGGCAAAGTAGTTTGTAATAACTTACTTTTGTGAAACGAAACTTTTATAAGAACCTAATACTGCTGCTCTTAACCACGACCGTTGGAAAGGAAATTTAAAAGGGCATGGAAGAAAACACTAAAGTTGGATTCTTTTCAATCTcatttgaacaaaaaaattCAGCAAAAAAGTTAATGAATTCAGTGGGGTTAAATTTCTAATACACCACTAACTGTAATTTAACAAATTGAAACCAATAAactctcataataataatatttgcaaGAATGTAATTCAGGTAACAGACACAAGTCATAGAAATAACCTTAAATAAATGCATGGTTCTGTCACGACCAACTGTCAAAACTCGCTCTTTCCGCAATGAATCAATTGTTAGGACTTCAGCTTGGTGCCCAAATAGTGTGTTTACATAAGCTCTATCCTCTACATTCCAAATCTTGACCGATCGATCAAATGACCCTGAAAACAGTTCTGAACTTCCTTGCCTGAATGTTAAGCATGAAACAGGTCCTTTATGGCCAGGAAAAGTCTGCCACCATTCATTTGCAAGTCAGAATCGCAATTGtataaacaaaatgaaagaTCAGAAACTAAGCAATATCTCATAATTCATAAGCATACATAAATACATCAATGCAAAATGTAGAGTTATTAGAACAAGTTAAAGGCATGCAAGTCCAGGAACAGTGGCGAATTTGTTAAGTTAATCATAAAATGAATATTAGTTAATTATCTAAAAAATGTTgccaacaaaataattgacaacttttatttgataaaagagtGACAAGCAAGAttataataaaagtacatttattattgtatatattttgagttatgAGATTATATAAAGTATCGGTTGACATATGCCAATCGTATTTGTACAATTATGTAGTTGATACATGATTACACAAAgtatcattaaaaattattattgataatatatggtttggtatatataatgatataaaGTATAATCAATATTGATATAGACTGCATAATTTTGCTACCCCCAGACATGATTTTCCTGGCTCCGCTCCTGTCCAGGAAGCAAGGGAGAAATTTTGTGACTAGTGTGCATTGGTGCTTGCTAGTGGTTGATGGATCTCTCTTTACAGTTTCTACttcttttgcatttttttttgggggggggggagggggggNNNNNNNNNNNNNNNNNNNNNNNNNNNNNNNNNNNNNNNNNNNNNNNNNNNNNNNNNNNNNNNNNNNNNNNNNNNNNNNNNNNNNNNNNNNNNNNNNNNNNNNNNNNNNNNNNNNNNNNNNNNNNNNNNNNNNNNNNNNNNNNNNNNNNNNNNNNNNNNNNNNNNNNNNNNNNNNNNNNNNNNNNNNNNNNNNNNNNNNNNNNNNNNNNNNNNNNNNNNNNNNNNNNNNNNNNNNNNNNNNNNNNNNNNNNNNNNNNNNNNNNNNNNNNNNNNNNNNNNNNNNNNNNNNNNNNNNNNNNNNNNNNNNNNNNNNNNNNNNNNNNNNNNNNNNNNNNNNNNNNNNNNNNNNNNNNNNNNNNNNNNNNNNNNNNNNNNNNNNNNNNNNNNNNNNNNNNNNNNNNNNNNNNNNNNNNNNNNNNNNNNNNNNNNNNNNNNNNNNNNNNNNNNNNNNNNNNNNNNNNNNNNNNNNNNNNNNNNNNNNNNNNNNNNNNNNNNNNNNNNNNNNNNNNNNNNNNNNNNNNNNNNNNNNNNNNNNNNNNNNNNNNNNNNNNNNNNNNNNNNNNNNNNNNNNNNNNNNNNNNNNNNNNNNNNNNNNNNNNNNNNNNNNNNNNNNNNNNNNNNNNNNNNNNNNNNNNNNNNNNNNNNNNNNNNNNNNNNNNNNNNNNNNNNNNNNNNNNNNNNNNNNNNNNNNNNNNNNNNNNNNNNNNNNNNNNNNNNNNNNNNNNNNNNNNNNNNNNNNNNNNNNNNNNNNNNNNNNNNNNNNNNNNNNNNNNNNNNNNNNNNNNNNNNNNNNNNNNNNNNNNNNNNNNNNNNNNNNNNNNNNNNNNNNNNNNNNNNNNNNNNNNNNNNNNNNNNNNNNNNNNNNNNNNNNNNNNNNNNNNNNNNNNNNNNNNNNNNNNNNNNNNNNNNNNNNNNNNNNNNNNNNNNNNNNNNNNNNNNNNNNNNNNNNNNNNNNNNNNNNNNNNNNNNNNNNNNNNNNNNNNNNNNNNNNNNNNNNNNNNNNNNNNNNNNNNNNNNNNNNNNNNNNNNNNNNNNNNNNNNNNNNNNNNNNNNNNNNNNNNNNNNNNNNNNNNNNNNNNNNNNNNNNNNNNNNNNNNNNNNNNNNNNNNNNNNNNNNNNNNNNNNNNNNNNNNNNNNNNNNNNNNNNNNNNNNNNNNNNNNNNNNNNNNNNNNNNNNNNNNNNNNNNNNNNNNNNNNNNNNNNNNNNNNNNNNNNNNNNNNNNNNNNNNNNNNNNNNNNNNNNNNNNNNNNNNNNNNNNNNNNNNNNNNNNNNNNNNNNNNNNNNNNNNNNNNNNNNNNNNNNNNNNNNNNNNNNNNNNNNNNNNNNNNNNNNNNNNNNNNNNNNNNNNNNNNNNNNNNNNNNNNNNNNNNNNNNNNNNNNNNNNNNNNNNNNNNNNNNNNNNNNNNNNNNNNNNNNNNNNNNNNNNNNNNNNNNNNNNNNNNNNNNNNNNNNNNNNNNNNNNNNNNNNNNNNNNNNNNNNNNNNNNNNNNNNNNNNNNNNNNNNNNNNNNNNNNNNNNNNNNNNNNNNNNNNNNNNNNNNNNNNNNNNNNNNNNNNNNNNNNNNNNNNNNNNNNNNNNNNNGGggaggggggggagggggggggcgTTGGCATGTTGGAGTGGGGGCGAAAATCACTTTGGGGTGGTTACTAGTACATTGCCTAACACAACATGCTTTTGTGGGTGTGCAATGCAGCGCTAATAGCCTGcctgcaccactcaataaccaTAGCTATTCAAGGCTTCATCATTTGAGGAGCTCTTTAGGGCTATCTTACAAATCACTTGATTTAAAAATGTAAGTAAGACGTGACCATTTCAATCAAAGGAATTACTATAGAGTGTCTCCAGACAgaaaaaatttctaaaaaatatagGTAATaagtaacatatatattattgaaactCTCAAGTGTGTACCTGAATATGCTCTCGTGTTCGAACATCCCATAAATGAACATGACGATCCATGCCCCCACTTGCCATATACCTGCCATCACTGCTGATAGCCAATGCTAGAACATGTTTACTATGCTTCGATGCTCGACCTTGTGGATCCTTTGCTCCATGAGACTTCAAAACTTCATCACTAGGCCAAGAATACTTCTCTTTCTTCCCACTCTCTACATCCCAGCTAACTATAGTACCATCCTTGGATGCAGAGAACCCCTTTAAGTCATTTTCAGATAGAGCCACGGCAGTAACTGCTTGGCGATGTTTTAGTAAAACTCGAAATCCTTCTCCAGGTTCTGGTGTCTGAATTCTACATGACCACATAAATGTCATAAGCATCTAAATTCATTGTAATCAACAGTTCTCATATATAACTTGCCAGTCCATCTCAAGAAAGAATGACTATAGATAGAAGAGTTTGTTCTGAAGAGTCCATGATATCaggaagaaaatattttagggGAAAAAGGTATGGGTCAAATAAACATAACTAAGTATCTACATTAAGCTCAATAGTTCTACTAGAAACAAACATGGGTTAGATATGGTGTCCCTGATGCCTCCAATCTACAGTAAAAAGCTCAATACCTTTGAGACTACAATATCAGTTAAGCAATTGTAATCACCGCTCCTGACCTAAGATCAAAGGTTGAAGGAGCAATATTCGGTTACTCCCACTGGGAAGCAACACAATGATTAGCTGGAAAATTTTTacaaatgaatatgaatatatcaTCATATGAAAACCAGGACTCTCAATCatgaaaatttgtcaaaatttttaaaggtagCACATCATATATCACCTCCAACCGAACAAATTCCTTTCACAATGGATATTCAGAGAAAGAACATCTTGTTTCTCTTTAGTAGCCTAAAAGCTTCAATTTTCAATCCAATAAAAATATACCTAGAAGCAATGGCTCTTTGGATGCGGCCGCTCTCTTCCAGCTGCTCCTGCTGCAAAATCTTGGCAACCAAAGAATCTCTCTTTCCCTCAATCTCCTCTCTATCTCTCTCGTCCCCACTCTGTGTGTCTTCCTCATCCCTACTGGCTATAGCCCTGATCTTTTCCAAGTACGCATCCGCCAGCCGCTTCTTCTTCTCGGCCGCGGTTTCCTCAACTTCGTTGtcctcttcatcttcctccCCTCCGGACAAGTATTCCTTGTCGTCATCGCTGCTCTCTATATCATCGTCGCCGGCAAACTTGCGGCGGCGCTTGTTGTCACCTCCTTCCGACTCGAAAAACGGATCAGAAAATCTCTTCTTCTTTTGAGAAGAAGCTgaaaaattcttcttcttcttcatgctTCTGCCCTTGGTTCAACTACAAGTGTAGTATGTAAGTGTCGAAATATGTATGTGTTTATGCAACCCAGGGTTTACTGGTTTAGGGTTTATGCTGGACCGTTACGGCCTGCtcgctattttatatatatacccacaatattttggtttttttttttttaattttcctaaCTTATATGCATTTTaagattaatttaaaatttaagatgtttaattaaataaaataatacttttttttttgaaaacaaataaaataatacattgtttcaaaaaaataaaaaatattatattccatgATAAGtggttaaaattttattttattttatctctttAACATAAGAGATATGAGTTCACtcttattatcattattatttttaagttctattgttttgtatttttgtaaGGAGGACATACAATGTGATAATATGATATGGCGGTAATGGATTATATTGATCTGAGTGGTCCGACTCAAATAACCCtttaaatatatgatatataatagGAAATAAAAGACGAGGATAGTGAATGTAGGACAAGTATGTTGGTCACAGAGACAGAACTGTATTAAGATTCGTGTCAAACTATTACAAGAGAATTGAATGATAATGTCCATAAGACAACGAAGAGTGTTTTTATATTAGATCGTGCCCCCAACTGCTCCTGCAAGAAAATGGCGAGTAGTTTGGATCTCCTTGATCAAGTCTAACGTCTCCACTATGCGCGCTACAACTGTCTATGAAGCCACAAAGGCTGAACCCAAGAGCTTGGCCTTGGACCTACTCAAGGTGCCGAGCTCGGAGCTCAGCGTGGGACCTCCAAGGTGCCAAGCTCAGGACTCAGCCTTGGACCTCCTCAAGGTGTCCAGCTCGAAGCTCGGCATGGGACCTCCAAGGTGCATTTGAGACCTCCGAGGTGCAAAGCTCAAGACTCGGCCTTGGGCCCAAGTTTGGTCGAGTCTGCTCCACTGAGTTGATTTGCTCTGAGCCCATTTGTAATGTATCAATTAGGTGGTTAATTGAATAATTgggatgatgataatgatatgATAAATTGATGAGGTTGGTGGTAACATAACTCAAGGATTGTCATAATATGATATGATAAAAGatatatactccataataaCTAAAGGATTGTATTAAATAATTAGGTTAAGTAACCCAATAAAATAAGACTGATGCATAGCAATTGCAATCTAAGGATTTTGTTGTATTTGAAAAGTGAGGCATAAAGGCTCAGAATTGTTTGCAAGTACACAATGAGTAGTGAGTTTGATAAAGTTTTGCTACTATTAATTGCATTCCTAAGGTAAAGTCACACTACTTATAAACCGAACAAATTGGAATTAAGCTACATTCAATGGAGAAGACTAGGCCTATGGGACTCAATATTGACATATGATATTCTTGCATccacttttcaccatctccttACGCTTATTGTCTGGTTATCTATTGGCGAAACAATGATGAGTTTTAAGTCTCCCTTGTATAATAAATCAATTAATAACGTATGAGTTATTGGACCTACTCAAATATCATAACCCCAACAACTATATTCTTCGCATGCTATGAAAAACTAGAATACAGTAAATTTACACTAAATAAAACCTGACCAAATCACTCTAATACAATTTGCTACTAGAGAAAGAATGCCTTTTTGGTGGAGAATCTAGAATTTGGATCCTAATTCTCAAGTTGCAATTGTACCTCCTCATTTGTCATTAAGCTCGCACAACTATTAATCTCACAATGAATGTGAAAATAATAAGGATGTATCATATTACTCCTTGTTTCACCTTTATGCACAACTACTGAACTATTTTATAATTTGACCATTTTATAACGTGTACTCCAATTTAGTAGTAGCCCAATAAAAAATTGCTTTGGGGGGGATGTTTGGTAGTCAATGATGAGCTCTAGGGGGGTTATGAAAGGTATGGAAATGGTTTGGAGTGAGGGCCATAAAAGGGTGGTGATGTAAGTCAACTCCAAGAGAAGTATCAACTTATTTGAAAGATGAGGAGATGTCTACAAGACCTTTGTGTAATTTGGTGTAGAAGTGAATGAGCTACTAAATTGGGTTTGGGAGGTTCATATTCAAAAGATTTGagattatttttagtttatgtCAGAATATTTGTCACCATGGCATGAGAGATGGGAGGAGAGAGAGGAAATGGTTTCTTTGCAAGGAAGAGGTGAATAGTACAATAACCATCTAATTAGCTCTCATCCAAGCCTCAACTGTTGTGCGCGTTTCGCGCATAGTAGCGCCCATGCGGGCGCTTGAAGCGCGCTTGAcaacctaatttttttttaaatcttatttgttttatatttttttcctcctatctcattttctctttcctaatcatatttacaaaaacttttcaaaaacacaaaataactCCTCTAGTAAGGATGCTCTTATGGTGTCGGAGCAATTGACTGACTAGTGCATGGTTCTTGATTAGTGGATTTCACATCTTCACACTCAACCCCCTCATTTCTtactaaacaaaaataaaaaataaaaaaattgagaaaacaaTTTACCtaatttgatttgattgttgatttggtaaccacaaggttccaagttcgaCTCCGATAGGGAAgactttcttagtttgagtcgatCAACTATAAATAACCTAGTTTAGTTTACCTTATTGTGTTCCTTTATCGGCAAGAGTCACATGGTAGGATTTACTCAGCGCACACTCTTGGGTAATGGTTGCAAGTTTCCCTCGTAATTCAaaaatagatttttaaaaaataaagaattgctcatatatatatatatatatatatatatatatatatatatatatactaagcaccttgtgcttagaTGGCATATAGTGACTCtacccatatgggaggtcataaGATTGAGTCACAGTGGAGGCGAAttaatactacaatgtaataggatcagtcgtattcaaaaaaaaaattaaattcgcCTTTATTTCGGTGGGTTTTTAGCTCAACCGGCCAAAATACCCGACTTTGGCGGGCCCCGTCtcttatatatacattattaatattgaaaatGACCACTGAAGTATTAGAGTATAGCAATTAAGTCACCGAACTATTTAGAGGATAGCAATTAAGTCACCGAActccaataagctccaaattcatccCTGAACCtggaaaaaaataacaattagcggtaattagcatttttagcatGTTAACAACAAGTTTGTGCTGATTAGGATGCcatgtgtattttttattttctattattattattattattatcatactAAGCAATTAGCATTTCCCCTATTGAGATGCCATCATGTGATtggtagttaaatttatttattagttctCCTACTAAGCAATTAGCATTCCCCTATTGAAGTGTCATCATGTGATTGGtggttaaatttatttattagttagtgGTGGGTAGGTCaaatgtttagtttttttttagggtTAATGCTTAATaggataataattaaaaaaaatagaaaataaaaattacacatgGCATCCTAATCAACACAAACTTGTTGTTAGGGTTAATGCTTAATaggataataattaaaaaaatagaaaataaaaattacacatgGCATCCTAATCAACACAAACTTGTTGTTAAGTTGCTAAAAAggctaattgctcttttttttttctttttttttttcaggttcAAAGATAATTTGAagcttattcgagttcgatggcttaattgctatctCCAAATAGTTCAGTAgcctatttg
Coding sequences within it:
- the LOC116014884 gene encoding U3 snoRNP-associated protein-like EMB2271 yields the protein MKKKKNFSASSQKKKRFSDPFFESEGGDNKRRRKFAGDDDIESSDDDKEYLSGGEEDEEDNEVEETAAEKKKRLADAYLEKIRAIASRDEEDTQSGDERDREEIEGKRDSLVAKILQQEQLEESGRIQRAIASRIQTPEPGEGFRVLLKHRQAVTAVALSENDLKGFSASKDGTIVSWDVESGKKEKYSWPSDEVLKSHGAKDPQGRASKHSKHVLALAISSDGRYMASGGMDRHVHLWDVRTREHIQTFPGHKGPVSCLTFRQGSSELFSGSFDRSVKIWNVEDRAYVNTLFGHQAEVLTIDSLRKERVLTVGRDRTMHLFKVPEESQFIFRASASSLECCCFINNDEFLSGSSDGSIEHWTAKKKKPIHIVKNAHTSLIEQRSTGMLSNGDIGNVALNPESVSSSALSWVSSVAVCRSSDLAASGAGNGLIRLWKVEGESKGICPLFEIPLAGFVNSLAFAKSGRFLVAGVGKEPRLGRWGRIANAQNGVAIHSFKHM